The following proteins are encoded in a genomic region of Corylus avellana chromosome ca4, CavTom2PMs-1.0:
- the LOC132179077 gene encoding pentatricopeptide repeat-containing protein At2g02750-like → MPPIFRKSPMKREIARLVTDGFYKEALSLYSQYHSASLPPHKFTFPPLLKACAKQKSVPQGQMIHAHLIKTGFSSDVYAATSLTGMYMKLRLLHDALKVFDEMPERNLASLNTVVSGFSKNGYSREALRVFKQVGFGMFRPNSGTIASLLSGCESIEHGMELHCWAIKLGVETDVYVATSTVTTYSNYEDLVSASKVFYGTPNKSVVSYNAFLSGLMQNGIPRTVLDVFKDMRECSAEEPNSVTFVLVLSACASLLYLRFGRQVHGLIMKTNIEFDAMLATALVDLYSKCGCWQVAFDAFKELDGSRNLITWNSMIAGMMLNAQSENAVELFEQLESERLVPDSATWNSVISGFSQLGKTIEAIKYFKRMVSAGIVPSLKSITSLLPACSDLSALQCGKEIHGHLIRADISTDEFIATALIDMYMKCGHYLLARRIFDQFDRKPDDPAFWNAMISGCGRNGEYESAFKIFDQMLEEKVQPNTATFISVLSVCSHTGQVDKGWQLFRMMSRDYGLKPKPEHIGCMVDLLGRSGRLEEARELIQDLPQPSASVFASLLGACRHHLDYEVGEEMAMKLSELEPENPTHFVILSNIYAAFGKWKDVERIRGIMNDKGLRKLPGFSLIGVK, encoded by the coding sequence ATGCCGCCCATTTTTAGAAAGAGTCCCATGAAACGCGAAATCGCAAGGCTGGTCACGGATGGGTTCTACAAAGAAGCCCTTTCCTTGTATTCTCAATACCACTCAGCCTCACTCCCTCCTCACAAGTTCACCTTCCCTCCTCTCCTCAAAGCCTGTGCCAAGCAAAAATCGGTTCCTCAAGGGCAAATGATCCATGCCCATCTCATCAAAACCGGTTTTAGTTCGGACGTTTATGCCGCCACTTCTCTCACTGGTATGTACATGAAGCTGCGTCTCTTGCATGATGCACTCAAGGTGTTCGATGAAATGCCTGAAAGAAATTTGGCTTCGTTGAATACCGTTGTGTCGGGGTTTTCAAAAAATGGGTATAGTAGAGAAGCATTACGGGTGTTCAAACAGGTGGGGTTTGGAATGTTCCGGCCGAATTCGGGGACTATAGCTAGTTTGTTGTCGGGATGTGAAAGCATAGAACACGGCATGGAACTGCATTGCTGGGCGATAAAGTTGGGTGTTGAGACAGATGTTTATGTTGCAACTTCGACTGTGACTACGTATTCAAATTATGAAGACTTGGTTTCAGCCTCAAAGGTGTTTTATGGGACACCTAATAAGAGTGTAGTAAGCTATAATGCCTTTTTGTCAGGGCTTATGCAGAATGGGATTCCACGGACGGTTTTGGACGTGTTTAAGGACATGAGGGAATGTTCAGCTGAAGAACCGAATTCGGTTACTTTTGTTTTGGTCCTCTCTGCGTGTGCTAGTCTTCTGTATCTCCGATTTGGTAGGCAGGTTCATGGGCTCATAATGAAAACTAACATAGAATTTGATGCTATGCTGGCAACTGCACTGGTAGACTTGTATTCCAAGTGTGGCTGTTGGCAGGTGGCATTTGATGCTTTCAAAGAGCTTGATGGAAGCAGAAACTTGATAACATGGAATTCCATGATTGCCGGCATGATGTTAAATGCTCAGAGTGAGAATGCTGTTGAGCTATTTGAACAGTTAGAATCTGAACGACTGGTACCTGATTCAGCAACGTGGAATTCAGTGATTAGTGGGTTTTCACAACTAGGGAAGACGATTGAAGCTATTAAATACTTCAAGAGAATGGTGTCTGCAGGCATAGTCCCAAGTTTAAAATCTATCACAAGTCTTCTACCAGCTTGTTCAGATTTGTCTGCTCTGCAATGTGGAAAAGAAATCCATGGACATTTAATAAGAGCCGATATCAGTACCGACGAGTTCATCGCCACTGCACTTATTGACATGTACATGAAATGTGGGCATTATCTGTTGGCTCGAAGAATTTTTGATCAGTTTGATAGAAAACCTGACGACCCTGCATTTTGGAATGCGATGATATCTGGTTGCGGAAGAAATGGAGAATACGAATCCGCGTTTAAGATAtttgatcaaatgctagaagAAAAGGTACAACCAAATACGGCAACTTTTATTAGCGTGTTATCTGTTTGCAGTCACACCGGTCAGGTTGACAAAGGATGGCAACTTTTTAGAATGATGAGTAGAGATTATGGCTTGAAACCAAAACCAGAGCACATTGGCTGCATGGTTGACCTTTTGGGTCGATCTGGTCGGTTGGAGGAAGCTCGAGAATTAATACAAGATTTACCACAGCCTTCTGCATCTGTTTTTGCTTCGTTGCTTGGTGCTTGTAGGCATCATTTAGATTATGAAGTGGGGGAAGAAATGGCTATGAAGCTCTCAGAATTAGAGCCTGAAAATCCAACTCATTTTGTCATCCTGTCCAATATATATGCTGCATTTGGAAAGTGGAAGGACGTGGAAAGGATTAGGGGGATAATGAATGATAAAGGGTTGAGAAAGCTCCCTGGCTTTAGCTTAATAGgagtaaaatga
- the LOC132179078 gene encoding SNF1-related protein kinase regulatory subunit gamma-1-like, which produces MAEEQLVKESSQLSSYDAYFERIQSRKKLPQSLQEILTAAFANIPVSSFPSVPGGKVIEILADTSIADAVKILSECNILSAPVRNPDAGNNSSEWRDRYLGIIDYSAIVLWVLESAELAAVALSASTATAAGVGAGAVGALGALALGATGPAAVAGLTAAAVGAAVAGGVAADKGMGKDAPTAADKLGEDFYKVILQDEPFKSTTVRSILNSFRWAPFLPVSTDSSMLSVMLLLSKYRLRSVPVIEPGKPDIKNFITQSAVVQGLEGCRGRDWFDCIASKSISDLGLPFMTPDEVVSIQGNELILEAFKRMRENQIGGLPVVGGPKKKIVGNVSIRDIRYLLLEPELFSNFRKLTVMDFLHTIAPQEIGKAIPPLTCKLDSTLGSVIHSLASKLVHRIYVVAEDVEVVGVITLRDVISCFIYEPPSHFDNNLGFAVKEMLKP; this is translated from the exons ATGGCAGAAGAACAATTGGTCAAAGAAAGTTCTCAACTGTCAAGCTATGATGCTTATTTTGAGAGAATCCAGTCAAGAAAGAAATTACCTCAATCGTTGCAAGAGATTTTAACAGCTGCATTTGCAAACATTCCAGTTTCATCATTCCCAAGTGTTCCCGGTGGCAAAG TGATTGAAATTTTAGCGGACACTTCCATTGCCGATGCTGTAAAGATTTTATCTGAATGCAACATTTTGTCCGCCCCGGTGAGAAACCCAGATGCAGGAAATAATAGTTCAGAGTGGAGAGATCGGTACCTAGGAATTATAGATTACTCTGCTATTGTTCTGTGGGTGCTGGAGAGTGCAGAACTTGCTGCGGTTGCTCTATCAGCTAGTACAGCAACAGCCGCTGGAGTTGGTGCGGGAGCAGTTGGCGCTCTTGGAGCATTAGCACTAGGTGCGACAGGTCCTGCTGCAGTTGCAGGGCTAACAGCTGCTGCAGTTGGTGCTGCTGTGGCTGGTGGTGTGGCTGCAGATAAAGGAATGGGAAAAGATGCTCCCACAGCTGCTGACAAATTGGGTGAAGATTTTTACAAAGTTATACTGCAAGATGAACCCTTCAAGTCAACCACA gtaAGGTCAATACTCAACTCCTTCCGCTGGGCTCCTTTTCTTCCAGTTTCAACAGATAGTTCTATGTTGAGTGTGATGCTGCTACTCTCAAAATATCGGCTGCGGAGCGTACCTGTAATTGAACCAGGCAAGCCCGACATCAAGAACTTCATTACTCAATCTGCAGTTGTTCAGGGTCTTGAAGGTTGTAGAGGAAGGGACTGGTTTGACTGTATTGCCTCCAAGTCTATTTCTGATTTGGGACTTCCTTTCATGACCCCTGATGAG GTTGTCAGCATCCAGGGCAATGAGTTGATTCTAGAGGCTTTCAAGCGAATGAGAGAGAACCAAATCGGTGGTCTTCCAGTTGTAGGGGGCCCAAAGAAGAAGATAGTCGGGAATGTAAGCATAAGAGACATCAGATACTTGCTCCTGGAACCTGAGCTTTTCTCCAATTTCAG GAAGCTGACTGTGATGGATTTCTTGCACACCATTGCCCCCCAAGAAATCGGAAAGGCCATCCCACCCCTTACATGCAAACTCGATTCAACTCTTGGTAGTGTGATCCACAGTCTTGCTTCCAAGTTAGTTCACAGGATTTATGTGGTGGCTGAAGATGTTGAAGTTGTTGGCGTCATTACTCTCAGAGATGTGATTTCTTGCTTCATTTATGAACCCCCTAGTCATTTTGATAACAACCTTGGGTTTGCAGTGAAGGAAATGTTGAAACCGTGA